One segment of Ignavibacteriales bacterium DNA contains the following:
- a CDS encoding protein BatD: protein MTVNKYIQKFGKILGLYFTLALTAVAQDASFTASVDRNKIAMGEQIEITFTLNGSSGGSNFRPPSFTDFQTLSGPNQSTNMQFINGAMSASVSYSYIVQPRSEGKFVVGPAFINYNGKQLQTQPITIEVTKGAPQTKTQPQSKQSQQDTDISKQIGDNLFLKVSIDKSRVFQGEQITATYKIYTRVNIANYNLSKMPSLTGFWSEELDVPKQVQLSTEVFNGKQYRVGILKKVALFPQKSGTLTIDPMEIECVVQVQGRRRSNDLFDQFFNDPFFGGVSNVNHKVRNQPVAITVLPLPSDNVPAGFSGGVGKFSMETWLDKSQTKTNEPVTLKVKISGRGNLKLLDAPMVNVSTDIEKYDPKNSDNITKQGDQITGSRTFEFLLIPRHPGEHKIPSFPYTYFDIEKKNYITLKSPEFTIAVEKGSDIQSTYAAGVSKEDVKLLGEDIRFIKSGNITIHRKGETFTGSALFFILVISPIFGFIGFLIFLKRREKITGNIVLVRNRKAQKIARKRLTDAKKFLDGKKKEEFYTEISRALWGYIADKLGISPSDLSIDLVRSSLENKKINVELIAKLSSTIEMCEFARFAPSADAVQMDQVYKETVELISTIEEQLR from the coding sequence ATGACAGTCAATAAGTATATACAAAAATTTGGAAAAATTTTAGGACTCTATTTTACGCTTGCTCTGACCGCCGTTGCTCAAGACGCGTCGTTCACTGCGTCCGTGGATAGAAATAAAATAGCTATGGGGGAGCAGATTGAAATTACATTCACTCTGAACGGATCGAGCGGCGGAAGTAATTTTCGTCCGCCGTCATTCACCGATTTCCAAACACTTTCGGGTCCCAATCAATCCACCAATATGCAATTCATTAACGGTGCAATGTCTGCTTCGGTCTCTTACAGTTATATCGTTCAGCCAAGGAGTGAAGGTAAATTTGTTGTAGGTCCCGCGTTCATCAATTACAATGGTAAACAACTTCAAACACAACCGATCACGATTGAAGTGACTAAAGGCGCACCCCAAACCAAAACACAACCGCAATCCAAACAATCACAGCAAGATACTGATATCAGTAAACAGATTGGTGATAATCTATTTTTAAAAGTATCTATAGATAAATCGCGTGTCTTTCAGGGAGAACAAATTACCGCGACATATAAAATTTACACCCGCGTCAATATTGCAAATTATAATCTTTCAAAGATGCCGTCTCTTACCGGATTTTGGAGTGAAGAACTCGATGTCCCTAAGCAGGTCCAACTTTCTACGGAAGTTTTTAACGGCAAGCAATATAGAGTGGGAATTTTAAAAAAAGTTGCTCTATTCCCCCAAAAGAGCGGTACCCTTACAATCGACCCGATGGAGATCGAATGTGTAGTGCAAGTGCAGGGGAGACGCCGTTCTAACGATTTGTTCGATCAGTTTTTCAATGATCCTTTCTTTGGTGGAGTTTCTAATGTAAATCATAAAGTGAGAAACCAACCGGTCGCTATCACAGTTCTGCCGCTGCCCAGCGATAATGTACCCGCAGGATTTTCTGGCGGAGTGGGTAAATTCAGTATGGAGACATGGCTCGATAAATCTCAAACTAAAACGAATGAACCTGTCACGCTTAAAGTGAAAATATCCGGAAGAGGGAACCTCAAACTTCTCGATGCGCCGATGGTGAATGTTTCAACGGATATCGAAAAGTACGATCCGAAAAATTCCGATAATATCACCAAACAAGGCGATCAAATCACCGGAAGCCGCACATTTGAGTTTTTGTTAATACCAAGACATCCCGGAGAACATAAGATTCCATCTTTCCCATATACATATTTCGATATTGAAAAGAAAAATTATATTACGCTGAAAAGTCCTGAATTTACAATCGCGGTCGAAAAAGGAAGTGACATCCAATCGACTTATGCCGCTGGAGTGAGCAAAGAAGACGTAAAGCTCCTCGGAGAAGATATCAGATTTATCAAAAGCGGTAATATTACTATACATCGAAAAGGAGAGACGTTCACAGGGAGTGCACTCTTTTTTATTTTGGTAATAAGTCCAATTTTCGGCTTCATAGGTTTTCTTATCTTCTTAAAACGGCGTGAGAAAATAACAGGTAATATTGTTCTTGTGAGAAATAGAAAAGCACAAAAGATCGCACGCAAACGGCTTACCGATGCTAAAAAATTTCTTGATGGGAAAAAGAAAGAAGAATTTTATACGGAGATATCACGCGCGCTATGGGGGTATATCGCTGATAAATTAGGAATATCTCCTTCCGATTTATCTATCGACCTTGTGCGTTCGTCGCTCGAGAATAAAAAAATAAACGTTGAATTGATAGCAAAGCTTTCTTCAACAATCGAAATGTGCGAATTTGCACGCTTCGCTCCCTCTGCCGACGCTGTTCAAATGGATCAGGTTTACAAAGAAACCGTCGAATTGATTTCAACTATTGAGGAGCAATTGCGATGA
- a CDS encoding flippase: MKNLENNQPLTFLVVKNTFYNLITQLILMAVVIWSLPNILHGLSKEGFGLLSLIWAVIGYFSLFDFGLSRANTKFLAEAVALDDKLNIRKLVWTSLFITSIIGIVFGIMLISLTPIFVRDIFKVDESLMNIAISSMIASAIGLPFMLLFGSIKGFQMALQRFDLVNIFQSILGVGQWLGAVLLITFGFGIKEIIYLTIGIRILMTIIAFAGLSRLIPHIYDSINIWDKDTIKSILKFGSWLTISQIISPLFLYLDRFLIGILLSLSAVAVYTLPQEAISRFLIIPLSLTTTLFPALSGQSVLNAGGNKVMDIYDKSIKYLFIFLLPIIIFLIVNTQEIINIWIGNGYASESIIIFQILLIGFFFNSLAQIPATTLHALNRPDLTAKFHLIELPILIILNLVLIPIFGIMGAAIAWTVRVVIDAVLLFAGVNRISVKSFEFKSLFINYGRYPFHLIVAFLSLIIFFISSNNLVNAIISVAFLLLYFLTVWYYFLNSQEKENLVLIRSKLFR, encoded by the coding sequence GTGAAAAATTTGGAGAATAATCAACCATTAACTTTCTTAGTGGTTAAGAACACTTTTTATAATCTTATCACACAACTAATCTTGATGGCTGTTGTAATATGGAGTTTACCAAATATTCTCCATGGTTTGTCGAAAGAGGGTTTCGGACTTCTATCATTAATTTGGGCGGTTATCGGTTATTTCAGTTTATTTGATTTTGGGCTTAGCAGGGCTAATACAAAGTTTCTTGCGGAAGCAGTAGCATTAGATGATAAATTAAATATTAGAAAATTAGTTTGGACTTCTCTTTTTATAACATCAATAATCGGAATAGTTTTTGGTATTATGTTAATATCCCTAACTCCGATTTTTGTAAGGGATATATTCAAAGTTGACGAATCACTGATGAACATTGCCATATCGTCTATGATCGCTTCTGCGATAGGACTTCCCTTTATGCTTTTGTTTGGAAGTATTAAAGGGTTTCAAATGGCTCTTCAGCGTTTCGATTTAGTAAATATTTTTCAAAGTATTTTAGGTGTTGGCCAATGGCTAGGAGCAGTGCTTCTAATTACATTTGGATTTGGGATAAAAGAAATTATTTACTTGACAATTGGTATTCGAATTTTAATGACAATTATTGCATTTGCTGGTTTATCCAGGTTGATCCCCCATATTTATGATAGTATAAATATTTGGGATAAAGATACTATTAAAAGTATTTTAAAATTTGGAAGCTGGTTAACAATATCTCAAATTATAAGTCCATTGTTTTTATATTTAGATCGCTTCTTGATTGGAATATTGTTGTCTTTGAGTGCTGTCGCCGTATACACTCTGCCACAAGAAGCTATCAGCCGCTTCTTAATTATTCCATTGAGTCTTACGACTACATTGTTCCCCGCGCTTAGCGGTCAGTCGGTATTGAATGCCGGTGGAAACAAAGTAATGGATATTTATGATAAATCAATAAAATATTTGTTTATATTTCTATTACCTATCATTATTTTCTTGATTGTTAATACTCAAGAGATTATTAATATCTGGATAGGAAACGGTTATGCTTCGGAAAGCATAATTATTTTCCAAATTCTCTTGATTGGTTTTTTCTTTAATTCTCTCGCCCAAATACCGGCAACCACATTACATGCATTGAATCGCCCTGATTTAACTGCAAAATTTCATTTAATTGAGTTGCCAATATTGATTATACTAAATCTCGTTTTGATTCCTATATTTGGTATTATGGGGGCAGCAATTGCCTGGACAGTTCGTGTTGTTATAGATGCGGTTCTTCTCTTTGCAGGCGTGAATCGTATATCAGTTAAATCATTTGAATTCAAAAGTTTATTTATCAATTATGGAAGGTATCCTTTCCATCTGATCGTTGCATTTCTGTCATTGATAATCTTTTTTATCTCTTCCAACAATCTAGTAAATGCTATAATTTCTGTCGCGTTCTTATTGCTATATTTCTTAACAGTATGGTATTATTTTCTAAATTCTCAGGAGAAAGAAAATTTGGTGTTAATACGATCGAAATTATTCAGATAA
- a CDS encoding tetratricopeptide repeat protein, whose translation MRKLLIVLLSLISCYALAQEASHQFDQANQLYRSGEYEKASQLYQQVVKNGFESAELYYNLGNSYFKMGNIPASILNYERAKKISPDDEDINYNLRLVNLRVVDKIEPIPRLFFLNWYSSFINLYSSGSWSTIGITFLWLSAITGIMIFVVRGITIQRLLFLSVLVFIAFTVLAFIGAFKQIGSENSNGTGIVFTKTVSVKSAPDSQSTDLFVLHEGVKVEFLDAIGEWRKIRLADGKIGWLPAGDVQII comes from the coding sequence ATGAGAAAATTATTAATCGTATTATTATCTCTAATATCTTGTTATGCACTTGCTCAGGAAGCGTCGCATCAATTCGATCAGGCAAACCAACTTTATCGCAGCGGTGAGTACGAAAAAGCATCACAGTTATATCAGCAGGTTGTTAAGAATGGGTTCGAAAGCGCGGAGTTGTATTACAACCTCGGCAACTCCTATTTTAAAATGGGAAATATCCCAGCTTCCATTCTGAATTATGAACGTGCAAAAAAAATATCACCCGACGACGAAGATATAAATTACAATCTGCGTCTTGTAAATCTTCGTGTTGTCGATAAGATAGAGCCGATTCCACGATTATTTTTTCTGAATTGGTACTCCTCGTTCATCAATTTATATTCATCCGGAAGTTGGTCAACAATCGGAATAACCTTTTTGTGGCTATCTGCTATTACCGGAATAATGATTTTTGTCGTAAGAGGGATAACCATTCAACGATTATTGTTTTTGTCCGTACTTGTGTTTATTGCTTTTACAGTTTTGGCTTTTATAGGCGCGTTTAAACAAATTGGAAGTGAAAACAGTAATGGAACCGGAATTGTATTCACTAAAACCGTTTCAGTGAAAAGCGCGCCCGACTCTCAAAGCACCGATCTTTTCGTATTGCACGAAGGTGTTAAAGTTGAGTTTCTAGATGCCATTGGCGAATGGCGTAAAATCCGTCTTGCCGATGGGAAGATTGGATGGCTGCCGGCCGGTGATGTTCAAATTATTTAA
- a CDS encoding tetratricopeptide repeat protein, with amino-acid sequence MKIFITLLISLLSMSRLNAQSERSLIREGNQLYKKDKYSDAEVSYRKALEKNKELKQGAFNLGDALYKQERYGEAAEQYRIAAQNQKDEETKSQALHNLGNALVKEQKFPEGIAAYKEALKVNPKDADTKYNLEYAKRMLQKQQQQQQQKQDQKQDQKKDQKQDKKDQQKQDQQKQDEQQQKDKQEQQKQAQQKKQQISKQDAERILEALKNQEKDVQKKLKKQTPARIRVEKDW; translated from the coding sequence ATGAAAATATTTATTACATTACTTATATCGCTTTTATCGATGAGCCGGTTGAATGCCCAATCGGAACGTTCATTGATTCGCGAAGGAAACCAGTTATATAAAAAGGATAAATATTCTGATGCGGAAGTGAGCTACCGGAAGGCACTCGAGAAAAATAAAGAACTGAAGCAGGGAGCGTTCAACCTTGGAGATGCGCTCTACAAGCAAGAGAGGTACGGTGAAGCCGCGGAACAATATAGGATAGCCGCTCAAAATCAAAAAGATGAAGAGACAAAATCTCAGGCACTCCACAATCTTGGAAATGCGCTCGTAAAAGAACAAAAATTTCCTGAGGGAATCGCCGCTTATAAGGAAGCTTTGAAGGTGAACCCTAAAGATGCAGATACAAAGTATAACCTTGAATACGCGAAAAGGATGCTTCAAAAACAGCAGCAGCAACAACAACAAAAGCAAGATCAGAAACAAGATCAGAAGAAAGACCAAAAACAAGATAAAAAAGATCAGCAAAAACAGGATCAGCAAAAACAAGACGAGCAGCAGCAAAAGGATAAACAAGAGCAACAGAAACAAGCTCAACAGAAAAAACAGCAGATATCAAAGCAGGACGCAGAAAGAATTCTTGAAGCGTTGAAAAATCAGGAAAAAGATGTTCAAAAGAAATTGAAGAAACAAACACCCGCAAGAATCCGTGTGGAAAAAGACTGGTAA
- the rfbB gene encoding dTDP-glucose 4,6-dehydratase codes for MTILVTGGCGFIGSNFVKYILDTYPEDIVINFDKLTYAGNLENLTDIEKNPKYHFVKGDICSRIEVENCIKKFNIDVIINLAAESHVDRSILGPAVFIETNITGTGVLLQIAKEIGIKKFVQISTDEVYGSLGNEGKFTETTPLHPNSPYSASKTSADLLALAYEHTFGLPVVITRCSNNYGPYQFPEKLLPLMIANALDNKPLPVYGDGMNIRDWLYVKDHCIAIDVVLRKGKVGEIYNIGGNNEWANINIVKLLLKILNKPESLIKYVKDRPGHDRRYAIDASKIETELGWKPSVTFEIGLEKTVNWYLNNEQWWRRIISGEYQQYYQKLYGNR; via the coding sequence ATGACGATATTAGTTACAGGCGGTTGCGGATTCATAGGCAGCAATTTTGTTAAGTACATACTTGATACTTATCCGGAAGATATTGTAATTAATTTCGATAAACTGACCTATGCCGGTAATCTGGAAAATTTGACTGATATCGAAAAGAATCCCAAATATCATTTCGTAAAAGGTGATATCTGCAGCCGAATTGAAGTTGAAAACTGTATCAAGAAATTTAATATCGATGTTATCATAAACCTCGCCGCTGAATCGCATGTCGATCGCAGTATATTGGGACCTGCCGTTTTCATAGAAACGAATATCACCGGAACAGGTGTTTTGTTACAGATTGCAAAAGAGATCGGTATTAAAAAGTTCGTGCAGATTTCAACCGATGAGGTTTACGGATCACTGGGGAATGAAGGGAAATTCACGGAAACAACGCCGCTTCATCCTAACAGTCCTTATTCCGCATCAAAAACTTCCGCCGATCTGTTAGCGCTTGCTTACGAACATACATTCGGATTGCCTGTTGTCATAACCCGCTGTTCCAATAATTACGGACCTTATCAGTTTCCCGAAAAACTTTTACCATTGATGATTGCCAACGCGCTCGATAATAAACCATTGCCTGTTTACGGCGACGGGATGAATATACGAGATTGGCTTTATGTTAAAGATCATTGCATCGCGATTGATGTAGTGCTTCGCAAAGGGAAAGTCGGAGAGATCTATAATATCGGAGGAAATAATGAGTGGGCGAATATCAACATAGTGAAATTACTATTGAAAATTCTTAATAAACCGGAATCGCTGATTAAATATGTGAAAGACCGTCCGGGCCATGATCGGCGGTATGCGATTGATGCGTCGAAGATCGAAACGGAACTCGGATGGAAGCCAAGCGTCACATTTGAAATCGGTTTGGAAAAAACCGTAAACTGGTATCTTAACAACGAGCAATGGTGGCGCCGGATAATCAGCGGCGAGTATCAACAATATTATCAGAAATTGTATGGAAATAGATAA
- a CDS encoding SLBB domain-containing protein, with protein sequence MEIDKGVMYFKYMIKIVVLLVLLMSLSTSQDKQKIDDFGLQLQDKTSPTIVQPMGIALESTIDPEKYFVGPSDVIAVNIWMSPPFNFSLTVTPEGTLIIPTVGEVKVSDITLAEVKEKVYQETRKKYLSADITVTLLKPRPIIVTVTGNVLNEGLYTLVAIDRATRAIEEANKPTRSQNQDQANAVVQGMSTRNIILRHRNGTIDHVDITKFLATKEDRWNPFLREGDVIVVPRKNPVKNVFGIYGEVNSPGRYEFVEGDSLLDAFKIGMGCTHLAMRDSVEFTRLSLDGTILTSKVINVDPIINGAQPNFPLEPGDRIVVKARKELREDYRVVVLGEVMYPGTYPITKNKTKISEVVQQAGGFTEFASLNSATLNRRSIQPREVQTERLLSARGGVSTEDSLDYYLETELRLQKEIVSIDFEKLFLSGDSSQDVILQDEDYILVPSVKKTIYVFGQVVLPGHIAYIDGMNVNYYISKAGGYTDRARKSDVQIIKSKTKQWLDPDETTIEEGDYIWIPKDPDRPFSYYMTIASQAASVLSVVVGIMVIVVQVTK encoded by the coding sequence ATGGAAATAGATAAGGGTGTTATGTATTTTAAATATATGATTAAGATAGTTGTACTCTTGGTTTTATTGATGTCCCTGTCAACCTCTCAGGACAAGCAAAAGATTGATGATTTCGGGTTACAGCTTCAGGATAAAACATCGCCAACCATTGTGCAACCGATGGGAATAGCTCTTGAATCGACGATCGATCCTGAAAAATATTTTGTCGGTCCATCAGATGTTATCGCCGTGAATATCTGGATGAGTCCACCGTTCAATTTTTCATTGACTGTTACTCCGGAGGGTACGTTGATTATTCCGACGGTTGGTGAAGTTAAAGTCTCCGATATTACGCTCGCTGAAGTTAAAGAAAAAGTTTATCAGGAAACGAGAAAAAAATATTTATCTGCCGATATAACCGTTACACTTCTCAAACCGCGTCCGATTATTGTAACTGTGACAGGTAACGTGCTGAACGAGGGATTATACACACTGGTTGCTATAGATCGAGCCACACGTGCCATCGAAGAAGCTAATAAACCGACTCGATCGCAAAATCAGGACCAGGCCAATGCTGTTGTGCAGGGAATGTCTACAAGAAATATTATACTGAGACATCGGAACGGAACGATTGATCATGTTGATATCACAAAATTCCTTGCGACAAAAGAAGATCGCTGGAATCCGTTTTTACGTGAAGGTGATGTTATCGTTGTTCCGAGAAAAAATCCGGTGAAAAATGTTTTCGGTATCTACGGCGAAGTCAACTCTCCCGGAAGATATGAATTTGTTGAAGGAGACAGTTTGCTCGACGCCTTCAAAATCGGAATGGGTTGTACTCATCTAGCAATGCGAGACAGCGTTGAGTTTACACGTCTTTCGTTGGATGGAACAATTTTAACGAGCAAGGTAATTAATGTTGATCCAATTATAAACGGCGCTCAACCTAATTTCCCATTAGAACCGGGAGACCGAATTGTTGTAAAAGCCCGTAAAGAATTGCGTGAAGATTATCGTGTTGTTGTTCTGGGTGAGGTAATGTATCCCGGCACTTACCCAATTACAAAAAACAAAACAAAAATATCTGAAGTTGTACAGCAAGCAGGGGGTTTTACTGAATTTGCATCATTGAACTCTGCCACGCTCAACCGAAGGTCCATTCAACCCCGTGAAGTTCAAACCGAACGTCTTTTAAGCGCGCGGGGAGGAGTTTCTACCGAAGACAGTTTGGATTATTATTTAGAAACAGAGCTCCGTCTTCAAAAAGAAATTGTAAGTATTGATTTTGAAAAATTATTTTTGAGCGGCGATAGTTCTCAAGACGTGATTTTGCAGGATGAGGATTATATCCTAGTTCCATCTGTAAAAAAGACGATATATGTTTTCGGGCAGGTTGTTTTGCCGGGGCACATTGCCTATATCGATGGGATGAATGTTAATTATTATATATCCAAAGCCGGCGGGTACACAGACAGAGCCCGTAAAAGCGATGTCCAAATTATCAAAAGCAAAACTAAACAATGGCTCGATCCCGATGAAACCACGATTGAAGAAGGTGATTACATCTGGATACCGAAGGACCCGGACCGTCCGTTCTCATATTACATGACAATCGCGAGTCAGGCAGCAAGTGTGCTGAGTGTGGTTGTGGGAATTATGGTGATAGTCGTACAAGTGACTAAATAA